A portion of the Raphanus sativus cultivar WK10039 unplaced genomic scaffold, ASM80110v3 Scaffold0371, whole genome shotgun sequence genome contains these proteins:
- the LOC108809433 gene encoding germin-like protein subfamily 3 member 2: MEANTMFLIKALLLVCFKVCFTLASDPDPIQDFCIPKQITSPHHHPFSTNLPCKNSSELTTEDFIFSGLQTAGNFSETGLATVPVNPTTFPGLNTLGLSFVRADLKPGAINPPHYHPRATEVAHVVKGRVYSGFVDSNNKVYAKVMEVGEMMVYPKGLVHFQMNVGDVTATILGGLNSQSPGIQKIPSVVFGSGINEELLVKAFGLSLEQIGNLKKRFNPVMSNEH; encoded by the coding sequence ATGGAAGCAAACACTATGTTTCTAATAAAAGCTCTACTTCTTGTCTGTTTCAAAGTGTGCTTCACATTAGCTTCTGACCCCGACCCGATCCAAGACTTCTGCATACCAAAACAAATCACATCTCCTCATCACCATCCCTTCTCCACAAACCTCCCATGCAAAAACTCCTCCGAACTAACCACCGAAGATTTCATCTTTTCCGGTTTACAAACAGCAGGAAACTTCTCCGAGACCGGTCTAGCCACAGTCCCCGTAAACCCGACAACCTTCCCGGGCCTTAACACTTTGGGCTTGTCGTTTGTCCGGGCTGATCTCAAACCCGGAGCTATAAACCCTCCACATTATCATCCAAGAGCAACTGAAGTAGCCCACGTGGTTAAAGGACGGGTCTACTCCGGTTTTGTGGACTCTAACAATAAAGTCTACGCTAAAGTTATGGAAGTAGGAGAGATGATGGTGTACCCAAAAGGGCTTGTGCATTTTCAGATGAACGTGGGAGATGTTACGGCCACAATTCTAGGAGGACTTAATAGCCAAAGCCCCGGGATTCAGAAGATACCGTCAGTGGTTTTTGGGTCAGGAATCAATGAGGAGTTGCTTGTGAAAGCTTTTGGGTTGAGTCTTGAGCAGATTGGTAATTTGAAGAAAAGATTTAATCCTGTCATGTCGAATGAACATTGA
- the LOC108805633 gene encoding gibberellin-regulated protein 13 produces the protein MATNLNTIVLSIVMLHLGLTAQMHPIHLESPAPQPHPPQSQPQPPHHNSSQYGTTEGSLQPQECGPRCGDRCSNTQYKKPCLFFCNKCCAKCLCVPPGTYGNKQVCPCYNNWKTQLGGPKCP, from the exons ATGGCAACTAATCTTAACACCATTGTTCTCTCCATCGTTATGTTACATCTTGGTCTGACTGCTCAAATGCAT CCAATACACCTGGAGTCTCCTGCCCCACAACCACATCCACCACAGTCCCAACCGCAACCACCGCATCACAATAGCTCCCAA TACGGTACTACTGAAGGCAGTCTTCAACCCCAAG AGTGTGGGCCACGGTGTGGAGATAGATGCTCGAATACACAATACAAGAAGCCATGTTTGTTCTTCTGTAACAAATGTTGTGCCAAGTGCTTGTGTGTGCCTCCAGGTACTTATGGCAACAAGCAAGTCTGTCCTTGTTACAATAACTGGAAGACTCAGCTCGGTGGACCCAAATGCCCTTGA
- the LOC108805631 gene encoding uncharacterized protein LOC108805631: MGNCIVVEKKMIKIMRNDGEVVEYRGPMHVHDILTQFSGHYSLFDSLSNNYHLHPQATLLCGRLYYLMPKQATTIKHRKTKKEVRFANPEVEKEEGDRLTYYGDNTMEKSPSVVRVKMVVSKQELEKLLQGGPIHEMVYRSLAKQHLCHDADDADDAECLRGWRPLLDSIPESD; this comes from the coding sequence atgGGGAACTGTATAGTAGTAGAGAAGAAAATGATAAAGATTATGAGAAATGATGGAGAAGTAGTTGAATACAGAGGTCCCATGCATGTTCATGACATCCTCACCCAGTTCTCTGGTCActactctctctttgattctctgtccAACAATTATCATCTTCATCCACAAGCCACGCTTCTGTGTGGTCGCCTCTACTATCTCATGCCAAAGCAGGCGACCACAATCAAGCATAGGAAGACGAAGAAGGAAGTCAGGTTTGCAAATCCAGAGgtagaaaaagaagaaggagacagATTAACATATTATGGTGACAACACTATGGAGAAGAGTCCTAgtgtggtgagagtgaagatGGTTGTGAGTAAGCAAGAGCTCGAGAAGCTGCTTCAAGGAGGTCCAATTCATGAAATGGTCTATAGAAGTCTTGCTAAGCAACATCTGTGCCATGATGCTGATGATGCTGATGATGCTGAGTGTCTTAGAGGCTGGAGACCTTTGTTAGATAGTATTCCTGAATCTGATTAG
- the LOC108805632 gene encoding folylpolyglutamate synthase: protein MLIYVNGFLKCGAPLVPFFSHKRESFFTKPTPGSYSLTPSPRDRLYFNSSLRYSSKAVQVVENSATDMGAKEEKADSAALTSYDDAMDALSTLISRRRGDRSPTIGSRDKLEQVVSYLKILGLEDKIKELKVIHVAGTKGKGSTCVFCEAILRNCGFRTGLFTSPHLMDVRERFRIDGLDISEEKFLQYFWECWKLLKEKAVDGVTMPPLFQFLTVLAFKIFVCEKVDVAVIEVGLGGKLDSTNVIQKPVVCGIASLGMDHMDILGHTLADIAFHKAGIFKPQIPAFTVPQLSEAMEVLKETANNLKVPLEVIAPLDLKKLDGIELGLSGDHQLVNAGLAVSLSRCWLQRTGNWDKIFPNGSNGTDMPVAFCRGLATARLHGRAQVVHDIVSDQKDSSGSLRTPCGDLIFYLDGAHSPESMEACGRWFSSAVRGNKSLPTPVNGYRRNGEFGRDLNRVSKQILLFNCMEVRDPQVLLPKLVTTCASSGTHFSRALFVPTMSTYNKVISGASAIPLDTRRKDLTWQFRLQKLWERSIQGTDTALDHTLNPDGITSLPPHDFLCGDAPHCGGPAGGTHITSSAVMPSLPLTINWLRDCVRRNPSLKLEVLVTGSLHLVGDVLRLLKR, encoded by the exons ATGCTCATTTATGTGAACGGGTTTCTAAAGTGCGGAGCACCTCTAGTTCCATTCTTTTCTCACAAAAGAGAATCCTTCTTCACTAAACCAACGCCTGGATCTTACAGTTTAACTCCATCCCCTCGGGATCGTCTTTATTTCAACAGTA GTCTTAGGTACTCAAGCAAAGCAGTACAGGTCGTGGAGAATTCTGCCACTGATATGGGTGCGAAGGAAGAGAAGGCAGATAGTGCAGCTTTGACTTCTTATGATGATGCCATGGACGCGCTCTCCACTCTTATTTCTCGTCGACGTGGCGACCGCTCACCTACCATAGGAAGTCGTGACAAGCTTGAGCAAGTCGTCTCATATCTCAAG ATTTTGGGCCTGGAGGATAAAATAAAAGAACTGAAAGTTATTCATGTCGCAGGAACGAAGGGAAAG GGCTCAACATGTGTCTTCTGTGAGGCAATATTACGTAACTGTGGGTTTCGAACAGGATTGTTTACATCTCCTCACCTGATGGATGTGAGGGAACGATTCCGAATAGATGG CTTGGATATATCTGAGGAAAAGTTTCTGCAGTATTTTTGGGAATGTTGGAAGTTACTGAAG GAGAAAGCTGTAGATGGTGTTACCATGCCTCCTCTTTTTCAGTTCCTCACAGTGTTGGCATTTAAGATTTTTGTTTGTGAAAAG GTTGATGTTGCTGTCATTGAAGTTGGACTTGGGGGGAAACTTGACTCCACAAACGTT ATTCAAAAGCCTGTTGTCTGCGGCATTGCTTCTCTTGGGATGGATCATATGGATATATTGG GACATACGTTAGCTGACATTGCTTTTCACAAGGCTGGGATTTTCAAG CCTCAAATCCCGGCCTTCACAGTACCACAACTCTCTGAAGCAATGGAGGTTCTTAAAGAAACAGCTAATAATCTTAAG GTTCCTCTGGAAGTAATAGCGCCTCTTGATCTTAAAAAGTTGGATGGAATTGAACTTGGCTTGTCTGGGGATCATCAGCTTGTAAATGCAGGTCTTGCTGTTTCTCTTTCAAGATGCTGGCTTCAAAGAACTGGGAACTGGGACAAGATATTTCCAAAT GGAAGCAATGGAACTGATATGCCGGTGGCGTTTTGCCGTGGTCTTGCAACGGCACGTCTTCATGGGAGAGCCCAAGTTGTTCACGATATAGTATCAGATCAAAAGGACTCGTCTGGCTCGTTGAGAACTCCATGCGGTGATCTGATCTTTTACTTGGATGGAGCTCACAGTCCAGAGAGCATGGAGGCTTGTGGCCGATGGTTCTCTTCTGCAGTCAGAGGAAACAAAAGCTTGCCCACTCCTGTCAACGGCTACAGGAGAAATGGGGAGTTTGGTAGAGACTTAAACAGAGTCTCCAAGCAG ATTCTTCTGTTCAACTGCATGGAAGTGAGAGACCCTCAAGTTTTACTTCCAAAGCTTGTCACCACTTGCGCTTCCTCAG GCACTCATTTCTCAAGAGCACTGTTCGTTCCGACCATGTCAACCTACAACAAAGTCATTTCAGGTGCATCAGCAATTCCTTTAGATACACGTAGGAAGGATCTGACTTGGCAATTCAGACTACAGAAACTCTGGGAGAGATCAATCCAAGGAACAGATACTGCGCTTGACCATACACTGAACCCTGATGGAATAACTTCTTTGCCACCTCATGATTTCCTGTGTGGAGATGCACCTCATTGCGGTGGACCTGCAGGGGGGACACACATCACTTCGAGCGCTGTAATGCCTTCACTTCCGTTGACCATAAATTGGCTACGAGATTGCGTACGCCGAAACCCTTCGCTGAAACTAGAG GTTCTGGTCACAGGATCGCTACATCTTGTTGGAGATGTACTCAGATTGTTAAAGAGATGA
- the LOC108805988 gene encoding threonine dehydratase biosynthetic, chloroplastic-like, protein MDSVRLPTAPSSLRTQMLPHHLHHIPLPPRNRRGNLRFKPVNIGKTNPPRNHVSPLAVLTRDDETTSVAAPPPLDSPPPQPRLKVSPNSLQYPAGYLGAVPERAASDPENGSIAEAMEYLTNILSTKVYDVAIESPLHLAKKLSERLGVRLFLKREDLQPVFSFKLRGAYNMMVKLPAEQLAKGVICSSAGNHAQGVALSAAKLGCTAVIVMPRTTPEIKWQSVENLGATVVLVGDSYDEAQTFAKQRAEEEGLTFIPPFDHPDVIAGQGTIGMEITRQAKGPLHAIFVPIGGGGLIAGIASYVKRVCPEVKIIGVEPADANTMALSLHHGERVILDQVGGFADGVAVKVVGEETFRISRKLVDGVVLVTRDAICASIKDMFEEQRNILEPAGALAIAGAEAYCKYYSLKDVNVVAITSGANMNFDKLRIVTELANVGRQQEAVLATILPEKPGSFKQFCELVGPVNITEFKYRCGSEKESVVLYSVGVHTAGELKALEKRMESSQLRTRNLTTSDLVKDHLRYLMGGRSSVEEEVLCQFTFPERPGALMNFLDSFSPRWNISLFHYRAEGGAGANVLVGIQVPEQEMVEFRNRAQVLGYEYVLVSEDTVFKLLMH, encoded by the exons ATGGATTCCGTCAGGCTTCCAACGGCTCCTTCCTCTCTCCGTACCCAAATGCTACCCCATCACCTTCACCACATTCCCCTACCTCCTCGCAATCGCCGCGGCAACCTCCGGTTTAAACCGGTCAACATCGGAAAAACCAATCCACCTCGAAACCACGTCTCTCCCTTAGCCGTTCTCACCCGAGACGACGAAACAACGTCCGTGgcggctcctcctcctctggACTCTCCTCCGCCGCAGCCGCGTCTCAAGGTCTCTCCTAACTCGCTGCAGTACCCCGCCGGTTACCTCGGCGCGGTCCCTGAGCGCGCCGCGAGCGATCCCGAGAACGGAAGCATCGCCGAGGCGATGGAGTATCTGACGAATATACTCTCCACGAAAGTCTACGACGTGGCGATCGAGTCGCCACTTCACTTGGCGAAGAAGCTTTCGGAGAGGTTAGGTGTTCGCTTGTTCCTCAAGAGAGAAGACTTGCAACCT GTGTTCTCGTTTAAGCTTCGTGGAGCTTACAACATGATGGTGAAGCTTCCAGCTGAGCAATTAGCAAAGGGGGTGATCTGCTCATCAGCTGGAAACCATGCTCAAGGAGTTGCTTTGTCTGCTGCTAAACTCGGCTGCACAGCCGTGATTGTTATGCCTCGCACAACTCCAGAGATCAAG tGGCAATCTGTGGAGAATTTGGGTGCGACGGTTGTTCTTGTTGGTGATTCGTACGACGAAGCACAGACGTTTGCTAAGCAACGAGCTGAGGAAGAAGGTTTGACGTTTATACCTCCTTTTGATCACCCTGATGTTATCGCCGGACAAGGGACGATTGGGATGGAGATCACAAGGCAAGCTAAAGGTCCATTGCATGCTATATTTGTCCCcattggtggtggtggtttgaTAGCTGGTATTGCTTCTTATGTGAAGAGAGTTTGTCCCGAG GTGAAGATCATTGGTGTAGAGCCAGCTGATGCAAACACTATGGCGTTGTCGCTGCATCACGGCGAGAGAGTGATACTAGACCAGGTTGGGGGTTTTGCAGATGGTGTAGCAGTCAAAGTAGTTGGCGAAGAGACTTTTCGTATATCCAGAAAGCTGGTGGATGGTGTTGTGCTCGTCACTCGTGATGCTATCTGTGCATCAATAAAG GATATGTTTGAGGAGCAACGGAACATATTAGAACCAGCAGGTGCACTTGCGATCGCGGGAGCTGAAGCGTACTGTAAATATTACAGTCTAAAGGACGTGAATGTTGTAGCCATAACCAGTGGTGCGAACATGAACTTTGACAAGCTGAGGATTGTCACGGAGCTCGCCAATGTCGGTAGGCAACAGGAGGCTGTTCTTGCTACTATCTTGCCGGAAAAACCTGGAAGCTTTAAGCAGTTCTGCGAATTG GTTGGACCAGTGAACATAACTGAGTTCAAGTATAGATGTGGGTCTGAAAAGGAATCTGTTGTACTATACAG TGTTGGAGTGCACACAGCCGGAGAGCTGAAAGCACTAGAGAAGAGAATGGAATCTTCTCAGCTCAGAACTAGGAACCTCACAACCAGTGACTTAGTAAAAGATCACCTGCGTTACTTG ATGGGTGGAAGGTCAAGTGTTGAAGAAGAGGTTCTATGTCAATTCACCTTCCCTGAGAGACCTGGTGCTCTGATGAACTTCTTGGACTCTTTCAGTCCACGGTGGAACATTAGCCTTTTCCATTACCGCGCAGAG GGTGGGGCAGGTGCAAATGTGCTGGTCGGGATCCAAGTGCCGGAGCAAGAAATGGTTGAGTTCAGAAACCGAGCTCAAGTTCTTGGATACGAGTACGTCTTGGTAAGTGAAGACACTGTTTTCAAGCTTCTTATGCACTGA